DNA sequence from the Pseudophryne corroboree isolate aPseCor3 chromosome 6, aPseCor3.hap2, whole genome shotgun sequence genome:
ttcagtgcttgtcgttcctggattgacgtcacaaacacacccagcgttcgctcagacactcccccgtttctccggccactcctgcgttttttccggaaacggtagcgttttcatccacacgcccctaaaacgccgtgtttccgcccagtaacacccatttcctgtcaatcacactacgatcgccggagcgaagaaaaagccgtgagtaaaaatcctatcttcatagcaaagttacttggcgcagtcgcagtgcgactattgcgcatgcgcactaagcgaaatttcactgcgatgcgatgaaaaataacgagcgatcaactcggaatgagggccattgagacatcaaaaaacaaaggtttcactatctcactctcactcaaaaaagtccgtatttcggaatattccgtatttcggaatatatggatatgggatactcaacctgtacttatactAGAAGAGAGAACATTTAGAAATAGTTTTCTAACAATGTAATTAAATTATAATAACAAGAGATGGAACAATTAAAGTATACATTTTGTATTTACAATATAAGCCTGAGTGTCAAATAGATAATATCTTTGCATATATAAAGAGCTGCTATTCATAATGTAACTGCTCAACAGTTGTTTTGTATTATAGTAAAACACATTTACTTGAGACCTTAACTCATGCCTGAATGGATTTTTGACATATAATAAAATCACAAAAACTGTGTCGCATAGCATGTGCTGCCTAAACTATTACAATCATATTGTTATAAACCTGCTACGTTATAAAATTATGTTCTGTACTGTATCTCTTTAATCTGAGGAATTTGCCCATTTGAATACACATATAAAATAGAGAGGTGGGCAGACACCCAGTACATTGGTTTTgcttctaattcatcattgtggggttttttttgtcaAAACCATCCCCAAGTGTTTTTGTTTAGATAAatcggtaaaaaaataaaaaataaataattgataaaaaataataataatcgataaaattatgtaatttttgcAACCAAAACCCGTACTTAAAATCCAAATTTCCAACCGCAGTAGATCTGAACCATTACTTAGTTTGGATCAGATCTCTTTGGGAGATATGTACCTGGTTTTGATTTGGATTCACAAAATTTGTGAGGATTCGGATTTCTAGAGAACCAAACAGCACATCTctattataaaataaatacatagataaataaataaacatgGCGGAGTAGTTAATACAAATATATACACTGACACCAAGCACTGCATCTTGACACACCTTGCTATAATGCCAGAGACATATACTGTACCAACATAAACATATAGTCTACGCAAAATAACATTACACCTAATTAAATCAGCAAAAGTGAATGAAATGAAATAGTAAGGAGAGATAAATTAATCAGAGTCAAAATTAAGCTCTTTACTCCCAAACTATAGCTTTGGGACCTCTTGGAGCATATATGCCAGGAAGTTCAGAGAACGGAAAGATAAAAAGTACTGTAAATATGGTAATATGATTGTGTCTACTATTTATACCTCCTCTGTTAAAGATCCCagtgccattctgggagagtagctaCTGTAGGTATGATTTTAATGTATTAAATATAAGATTCCACAATCTGTTCCATTGCTTTCATTTCTCAAAAGCACTATGCATTGATTTGACTTTTGAGCAATCAACCATGGTACAatattctgtgtcatctgcaagaaGACACACCTTCTCTCATCATGGATGGATTAAGAGAAGAGGGGGCTTGTTATCAGTGCAGGACCCCCTCCCTTGTTGGAGGAATTGCAGAGtaggctctggcactgtgccataCTCTACTTTCCATGCACTCATCTCTGAGAGCATGGCACCTACGCCATTTTCATGGTGATTGCTCTGTTGCACAATCACAGATCTTCAGGAAAATAGCACCCGTGAATTCTGTGGTGCTGATGGGCAGGTAAATATCACCTAcagtatgggtgcagggtgtgcggtgttggGCCTCCTGGATCTAAGGACCCATATGCACCACACTGTTCACCCATTACAGATACTTCCATTTCTCTTGTTGTatatctaataaatatattatagAAATGAGGATCCTGGACTGAGTCTGAGTTATGTCACTGCTTACCTGCCCTTCATCTGGTCAAACATCTATCCATCGCGCTTTGACTTCACTTTAgaagatattacaggttgagtctctaaTATCCACAATTCCAAAATacctaatattccaaaatacagatgtTTTGAGCATGACTGTGAAAGTGACTCATCTGCTTTCTGATGGTTTaatgcacacactttgtttaatgtgcaAAATTTTCAAAAAATATTGTATAATGTTATCTTCAgacagtgtgtataaggtgcatatgacacACAAATGCAAtcagtgcttagatttgggtcccatccccaagatatcacattatggtatgcaaatattcccaaACACAGAAAAATCCAACGTAAAAAGTCCTtttgttcccaagcattttggatatgggaggctGAGCCTATACCAGCCGCATTTGGTTATCCATCATTGTAcatagacatacagtactgtaccacCCAACCAGCCAGTTTTTGTCTGGACAGTCAGAAGTTTCTTTAAGATTTGTGGAAGTTGGTAGATGTTCAACTACAAATAATTGAATTTTTCTGTTAAAAACCCCACAATGTGCCCATCCTTCTTTGAAGACCTCtggatattgggaggtatgcatatatgtaaAGTACAGTATATCAGAGTAAGTAGTATATTATCTGGGATATAGTCTATTGATTTACAGACTCCAAACAGCTGATTATTAAACATAGAGaaatagagacctaggcgctaCAGTACAGACGTGCGGTGGAAACAGTAATAAGGAAAACACTCGTTTAactcttttaagagtagcagctcgtAATACAAGATTAGTGTATGGTATACACATAGAAAAAATGGGTAGTGAAGAatacaagcgctaatgagtgtggTGAAAATTATAACGGAAATGCTCAGGTGGGTTAAAAGATTATTAATatggccttggacacttatctggtAAATCAAAACTTCCAGCCGGTGTTCATCATTTTAGGAATAACATGTAAAAGAAGAAAcggcaaacatagtgtgtatcgttcacaagTTAAAATAGAGCTTTTCGCAATATAGGGCGCAAGCTTAGGGAACTAGgctattcccaataaaattataatctgtagcttcacaacataaaatacagattttaatgaacaatacagacacggctagacaacacacgtacaagatttaaaatcataaaagcttatctgtccattctaaGCATAGGGGAGTCAGCAATCAACTGTCCCAGGGACACAGGATAGCCAgagtttatgcgtacaggataaaaaagttcaagtgcttatctgtccatcaaggggagtttcagcagcagacagttccaacgcgtttcgtccttcagagtgtggacttcttcaaggggatctccttgaagaagtccacacactgaaggacgaaacgcgttgggactgtctgctgctgaaactccccttgatggacagataagcacttgaacttttttatcctgtacgcataaactcTGGCTATCCTGTGTCCCTGGGACAGTTGATTGCTGACTCCCCTATGCttagaatggacagataagcttttatgattttaaatcttgtacgtgtgttgtctagccgtgtctgtattgttcattaaaatctgtattttatgttgtgaagctacagattataattttattgggaatagcCTAGTTCCCTAAGCTTGCGCCCTATATTGCGAAAAGCTCTATTTTAActtgtgaacgatacacactatgtttgctgtttcttcttttacatgttATTCCTAAAATGATGAACACCGGCTGGAAGTTTTGATTTaccagataagtgtccaaggccatATTAATAATCTTTTAACCCACCTGAGCATTTCCGTTATAATTTTCAccacactcattagcgcttgtatTCTTCACTACCGATTATTAAACATAATTCAACTTATGACACAAAAGTGTGATAGAAGGGGCATGTCCTCAGCATGCTAAAGTCCTGAAAGCTCGCTTACAGTATCTGCAGGCCACCACTGCACAGGTCCTTCCTCTTACAGTCCAACCAGGATATCCATTCTCAAGCAGACTCACCTCAAGTCTCTATGGATCAACAGTTTGAGAGAAAGGCTCTCCTCCTCAAACTGTTAGGGACCATGGGCCaaattcatatttgtacgcaaacccgatggtatgcaaacaggaggcgtctatctcctacagatgcctcctgctgtatttgGATTTTACCGACACAGAATTGTACAACCACTTTCttgtggctgtgcaattccttacaatcatgaatcagccccatagtgggATCTACTGGATTGGAGgattgcagtggcgcacccagggggggtttccgagtacccagaaacccccctccacttaaaaaaaaaaaatttttttttttttagctgcatgagtattattaatgactgtctagcgtcctctgcagcctgctgtcttcctggtggcacttgcaagtgcaataaaagtttactttattttaattatagtacatatatatccatgtgcccacatatatacacatgtatatacatacatacatataaacacacacacgcacacacacatatgtaatatatatatatatatatatatatacatgtgtatatatatatatatatatatatatgtgtactgtatgtgtgtgtatatatatatatgtatgcatgtttaatatgctatgtatatgtgtatatgggttcactacgatctcccggcggccggcctcccggcgaccagcataccggcgccgggaggccggccgccggcttaccaacagtgtgacgagcgcaaatgagccccttgcgggctcgctgcgctcgccacgctacgcgcaccacactattctattctccctccaggggggtcgaggacccccacgagggagaataagtgtcggtatgccggcggtcaggctcccggcgccggtatgctggtcgccgggagcccgaccgccggcatactgaagaccacccgtgtatatgtatgtgtgtgtgtatataaatatatatatatatatatgtgtgtgtgtagatatatatatatatatatgtgtgtagatagatatagatatatatatatatatatatacacacacgcacacacactagttttacggacccagcatatactgggtcacctcagtccccacccccgtgattggctccgcccagttctggaaacccccccatgcaaatcctgcgtttgccactggattgTAGCAATATAGGGAAGTGAGGTTTTTTTATTGAGCCCACCTAACTTCTccctacacatttttttcacttttgcGTGAGTTATCATTTATGCATGACTGAAATATATGGAAAATAAAACTAGATGATAGCAGTAACATAATTTTAGACTTCATATACAATACAGCAAGAGGATTCAAGGAATATCACATTATACTTTACCCAGTGTTTTGCATCATTATCAGAATAATGGACTGTATTTTCCAATATTCTACAATTTACAGAAAATTTTCAAATGTAGAAAATTGAAAAcaacatacagtacattgagcTAATGAAAAACAGCACGCTTgcaatgtttgtatatatatatagacattgcCTCTCACATTAGTTTTGAAAAAAAGATGTTAAAGGTATCTACCATTTATACATAGCGTGAGAATCAATCTAGTAAAATCCATTAACACCAGTGTTAGCACTCCTGTATATTTTTCACAGATACTAACTACATGTACTTCATTTGCACAGAAACCAATACATGATAATCATTTAAATATTTGACAAATAAAAAgaacaaatgaaaataaaaatctAGCAGACCATTAGACTTAGCTTAGAGATAAATAGTAAATGTGATGGAAACtccctgcacattgccatattGATCACAAAACATGTTAGAGGATTAGAGAGACTTCATCTCAATAATGCACATCCCTCCCTTAGGACactgggagtcattctgacccgttcgctcgctgctttttatcgcagtcaagcgaacgggtacccactgcgcatgcgccggcgctgtagtgtgccggcgcatgtcAGATGACCGAAGGCCATAGCTGGGCTgcagtcgcctctgcctgattgacaggcagaggcggtcgttgggcgggagggggtggaatgGCACCGTTTGGACGACGcttcgtgggcgtggtccggccaactcaggcatggccggaccgtgcggggagtggcccgcagtggctgcgtgacgtcatacacagccgctgcgggccggggagtgacaaGTAGGTcccagccagcatgctaaagctgcgctggtcgggagctactcttgaagtgcaaaggcatcgtagtTGTGCTGTGTCTTTGCatttgtggaggggggggggcggcactgacatgcggggtgggatagccctgcactgggcgtccccccacatgtcagtgtgattacgatcatctcggaatgaggaccaCTGTCTTTTACTAGGTGTTCGCTGCATATGCTGAACATCCAGCTAATTACAATAAATATTGTTGTACAGCTAGGCATTCCCTTTCCAATTAACTTCAGATTCCAGAAATTCAGCACCAAGAAAAAACTTGTTACACACACTTGGCTATCTTATCGGATGTTAAGAAGTTATCCCATGTTACAATGTACCAATAAATATGTAAGGAATAAAGACGGTAAATGAGGAACCCCAGTCATCCTTCTCAGATTTAGATCTGCTAATAGGGTTCTATTGTTTGCTTATAAAAACATAATTCCAAATGGGTTATATCATCTCCACAGAGTACTACAATGCTCTGTTTATTATATACAAAAAAATTATTAAAGCTTCAGAAAATATGATTTGCAATTGGCACCATGGTGCAACCCCAAAAAAATAGATTATGTGATTTTTAAACCCAAGATTTTTAGGACTGGATAATTATTAGTATACATATGCTTAATTAGATTGCTGCAAATATGAAACAATAAAAGAAAGACCTTCTAATCCAAATGGATGATGTGAAAGACATGACATAACATGAAAAGAGAAGGATTGGAATACAATTATTCAGTTATCTCACCtggtttgtttcattaaaccagcTGGAGTCAGAGGATGGATTTGTCTCCATGACCATATTATTTACTTGTGGAACCTGAAGTGATTTTGTCATAGTAAAGTTTGTATTATCTGTTGGAGGGAAACAAGCCGGATAACATGTTCCTGGTGCTTCTGGCGGCGCCATCCTCACTTCCATGTATTTTAAAGTTCCGTCTGTGTTCAGGTAAAGTGTTGGTTTATACTGATCCATATAGGACTGAGAGAGAGATTTGGTGGAAAAGCAAAACCCACAACCACTATAATAATTCTTCCTAAGGCACCTCACAAGTAATATGGTAAATGTAACTAGAAACACGACACTAATGGCCACAAGGGAAATAATAAGATATAAAGTCATGTCTGGTGTTGATTTAGAGTTTATCTGAAAGTCATGAGATTTGGGACTTTCTTGTACAACGTGATCCATGATAGTCACAAGCACAGTGACTGTAGCTGACAGAGAAGGTTCCCCGTGGTCACTGACTGATATCACAAGTCGGTGCTCTGTGGTATCTGCCTCATGTAAGCCCCGCAGAGTTCTGACTTCTCCTGTGTACTCAGAGATGTGAAACAAAGCCGGGCTGGCAGGCTGAGCAAGGCTATAGATGAGCCAGGCATTGTGCCCAGAATCTAGATCCACCGCAGATACCTTACTGACTAAATATCCAGCAGAGGCAGATTTGGGGATGTTCTCTTGAGCAATGATTTCCCCTGAGCTCACTGGGTATAATATAGTTGGATAGTTGTCATTTGTATCCAGAATAAACATGAAGACAGAAACATTGGAAAATAAATTTGGAGACCCAGAATCTTCCACTCTTGCAGTGATCTGTAGAACTTGGAATTGCTCATAATCAAAGGAACGTTGGGCATAAATATTCCCAGTGTCAGAGTTAATGTAGACAAATGAGGAGACAGGAGAACCGTCTATGTGGCTCTCAGCTATGGAATAAATCAGGTTTGCATTAGCTCCCTCATCTGGATCTACAGCAGATACTGTACATAGCAGCCTGCCGGGCTCATTGTTTTCTGCTATGAAGGCATTGTAGGCAGTCTGTAGAAATGCTGGAGGATTATCATTAACATCGGAAATATTAATGGTGACTGCAGTCTGGCTGCTTAAAGATGGAGACCCCAGATCAGATGCAATCAGTGTAATAGTATATTGTGAGACCTGCTCCCTGTCCAGATGTCCACTAGTGACCAGTGAGTAACGATTGGACATGTGCTGGCATCTAAACGGTAAATCTGGTGATACATCCAGTTTAATTTCTCCATTTTTACCAGAATCCTTATCCCTGACTGTGATAAACCCAACAATAGTTCCTAATTGCACATTTTCGGGTACATCATTAAATTTAGAAGTAAATGTAATTTCTGGGATGTTATCATTTACATCTTGTACCTCCACCTGAATAACACAGTGTCCCTCTAGTTTGGGTGATCCTTTGTCTTCTGCTTTAACAAACAATTCATAAAAATGAGACTCTTCATAATCCACTGTTCCCTTAATAAATATCTCACCAGTGTATTGGTTTAATTCAAATATTTTCTTTGCAGAATCCACAGTATGTTGATCAAATGAATATAAAATGTCACCATTTATCCCTTCATCAAGATCTGATGCATTTAATTTTATCACAACTGTATTTAAAGGTAGATTTTCCAAGACACTGATTTTATAGCTTGACAGATCAAACGTTGGTGCATTGTCATTGATATCTAAAACTACCACAGATATCTGTGTTGTTCCCGATCTTGGTTGATCTCCACCATCAATGGCTGTAAGTATTAATGTGTGCCTGGCTTTTTCCTCCCTATCTAGGCTTTTTTCCAACACTAATTCTGCAATAAGGGTCCCATCCTTACGTATCTTTTTAAATAGAGAAAAATAAGGATTCTGGTTTAATACATACTGACTAACGTCATTTTTACCCACATCTAAATCCTTTGCTGTTTCTAATTGAAATCGTGCTCCAGAGCTGGAAAATATTTCTGTAATATTTATTattatgttattacttgcaaatccTGGTGCATTATCATTTATATCCAAAATCTCAATTTCCAGACTATGCAGCTCCAGAGGGTTCTCAGCTACAACCTCTAGATACAGCAAACAGCTCAGGCTGGACGCACACAGACTCTCTCTATCAATCCTCTCATGTACAATCAGAGATCCAATTTTCTGATCAATAGCAAAATATCTGCTGCTCCCTTCTTTTCCTAAACTCAGTCTCCGTTTATTAATATCTGCTGGGTTTAACCCCAAATCCTGAGCTACATTCCCCACAACAGTTCCTAGATCTGACTCCTCAGTGATAGAATAACGAAGCTGCCCAGAGACCCAGCCCCAGCTACAAAACATAATGGAAAATGCTACTTGCCATCTCCAAGCCTTTGAAAAGCTCTTGTTGTCCATATCTTAAATCCTTCTTTTAAATTTTGTTGAAAATAAGCATCCTCCTAACAATCCAGATAAGTGTGCTGTACAAAAATAGATCCTTTTCAAGGGAAAAACCCTATTTTCTTGCATTGAAAACATCCACAGGGTTCTCATCGGAGCAGCAGCTCTTCTTTGTGTGAGAGGAAAGATGGGAGGATGATTCACTGAGCCAGGGGGAGGAGAGTGCATAGCTGAAAGGAGCTGATCCTCCACAGATTAAAAAAAATCTTGGAAGACAAGTCTGCCCTCTTCTGGTCAATAGTGATCTCTACAGATGTTTCCTTTAAAATGTGATTTCTTTATGTAACATTGAAAAGTAGATGTGTTTGGTTATTTCATGTTTAGTAAAACCACCCCACTAGTTTCTAGTTTTTTTTTGTAGTAGGAAGTCCAAATAAAAACCTTACTATAAGTCCCTGACAAAAGGTAAAATATAATGTTCAATGTGAAAAATGATGCTGCTATTGAAATGTGTCAGTTGCGTAATGCTTATTTTTTCTCCTAAATAGATAAGTTATATTAAAAATGTAAATACTTTGTCCCTATGTTTTCACAGAATCAGACACTTTGTTATAATTTTGCTGTCACTAagctaaaaaaaactattttgaaaCATTGAATTAAATTCTATATTAGTTTAGGAAGGGAGAATTTGGTTAACTTGAATGAGTATGAGCTAATccactggttcccaaacttttttgagtcatggcgccctagaatatcacaaattttttcactgcaccccaaagtcaaaagttttttattgagaaattttacATCGTCTCAATTGAAT
Encoded proteins:
- the LOC134933410 gene encoding protocadherin gamma-C5-like isoform X17, with translation MDNKSFSKAWRWQVAFSIMFCSWGWVSGQLRYSITEESDLGTVVGNVAQDLGLNPADINKRRLSLGKEGSSRYFAIDQKIGSLIVHERIDRESLCASSLSCLLYLEVVAENPLELHSLEIEILDINDNAPGFASNNIIINITEIFSSSGARFQLETAKDLDVGKNDVSQYVLNQNPYFSLFKKIRKDGTLIAELVLEKSLDREEKARHTLILTAIDGGDQPRSGTTQISVVVLDINDNAPTFDLSSYKISVLENLPLNTVVIKLNASDLDEGINGDILYSFDQHTVDSAKKIFELNQYTGEIFIKGTVDYEESHFYELFVKAEDKGSPKLEGHCVIQVEVQDVNDNIPEITFTSKFNDVPENVQLGTIVGFITVRDKDSGKNGEIKLDVSPDLPFRCQHMSNRYSLVTSGHLDREQVSQYTITLIASDLGSPSLSSQTAVTINISDVNDNPPAFLQTAYNAFIAENNEPGRLLCTVSAVDPDEGANANLIYSIAESHIDGSPVSSFVYINSDTGNIYAQRSFDYEQFQVLQITARVEDSGSPNLFSNVSVFMFILDTNDNYPTILYPVSSGEIIAQENIPKSASAGYLVSKVSAVDLDSGHNAWLIYSLAQPASPALFHISEYTGEVRTLRGLHEADTTEHRLVISVSDHGEPSLSATVTVLVTIMDHVVQESPKSHDFQINSKSTPDMTLYLIISLVAISVVFLVTFTILLVRCLRKNYYSGCGFCFSTKSLSQSYMDQYKPTLYLNTDGTLKYMEVRMAPPEAPGTCYPACFPPTDNTNFTMTKSLQVPQVNNMVMETNPSSDSSWFNETNQQAQPNTEWRFSQAQRPGPSGAQPAEEAGVWPNNQFETERLQAMILASANEAAEGTSGLGGGTGTMGLSARYGPQFTLQHVPDYRQNVYIPGSTLTPTNAGGKRDGKGGGNKKKSGKKEKK